From a single Rosa rugosa chromosome 7, drRosRugo1.1, whole genome shotgun sequence genomic region:
- the LOC133723190 gene encoding uncharacterized protein At5g19025-like: MAFPTRTSGSLRHVILLFLLIPYLLGFLFFFVAALLFVEFCCGARSRKCDCHGCKGLKKAMEFDLQLQNEECVKTGSKEIDKLPWKGGSDTNPNYECLRSELRKMAPPSCFFEHGVGAPSPSLKAGVPSEAAGIRSDFSNFTLKCNCFCFWNLFVCED; the protein is encoded by the coding sequence ATGGCGTTTCCAACGAGGACATCAGGGAGCCTCCGCCATGTGATTCTGCTGTTCCTCCTGATCCCCTACCTCCTcggcttcctcttcttcttcgtcgcCGCCCTCCTCTTCGTCGAGTTCTGCTGTGGCGCCCGATCGCGCAAGTGCGACTGCCATGGCTGCAAGGGCTTGAAGAAGGCCATGGAATTCGATTTGCAGCTGCAGAATGAGGAGTGTGTCAAGACCGGGTCTAAGGAGATCGATAAGTTGCCCTGGAAGGGCGGGAGTGACACCAATCCCAATTACGAGTGTCTCCGGTCCGAGCTCAGGAAGATGGCTCCGCCGTCTTGCTTTTTCGAGCACGGTGTGGGTGCCCCGTCGCCAAGCTTGAAGGCTGGGGTCCCAAGCGAGGCCGCCGGCATAAGAAGTGACTTTTCCAATTTTACCCTCAAATGCAATTGCTTTTGTTTCTggaatttgtttgtttgtgaggATTGA
- the LOC133719909 gene encoding uncharacterized oxidoreductase At4g09670-like, translated as MPLPTSLHLHWAVLAARKKKHLLLEKPAALDVGELDQILQACQSNGVQFMSGSMWLHHPRTAKLKDLISDSKLFGQINYIHSSSTLPGTKEFLENNIRVKPDLDALGALGDLGWYCIEAILWAKDYQLPTIVTALPDVTKNSAGVILSFTASIQWEPRDPTVATIHCSFLSHTSMDLAVSASNGTVRCNDYIIPYAENYCSFEFTTGAKFAELHIGWSVVPEEVRVVSQLPQEALMVQELSRLAEGIREFGCNPDQKWPQISRNTQLVLDAVKKSIDLGFEPVRVLF; from the exons ATGCCTCTGCCCACTAGTCTTCACCTTCACTGGGCTGTCTTGGCTGCCCGCAAGAAGAAGCACTTGCTTTTGGAAAAACCAGCGGCTCTTGATGTGGGTGAGCTTGATCAGATACTCCAAGCTTGCCAATCCAACGGTGTACAGTTCATGAGTGGGAGTATGTGGCTGCATCACCCTAGGACTGCCAAATTGAAGGACTTGATCTCTGATTCCAAGCTCTTTGGTCAAATCAACTAC ATTCATAGCTCATCAACACTTCCAGGAACCAAGGAATTTTTGGAGAACAACATAAGAGTGAAACCAGATTTAGATGCTCTCGGTGCGCTTGGGGACCTAGGCTGGTACTGCATTGAAGCCATTTTGTGGGCTAAGGACTACCAACTACCAACTATAGTCACTGCTCTACCAGATGTCACAAAAAACTCTGCAGGGGTCATCTTGTCTTTCACTGCATCAATTCAATGGGAACCACGGGACCCAACTGTTGCAACAATTCACTGTTCTTTCCTCTCCCACACATCCATGGACTTGGCTGTATCTGCTTCTAATGGTACAGTGCGTTGCAATGACTACATCATTCCATATGCCGAGAACTATTGTTCATTTGAATTCACAACCGGTGCAAAGTTTGCGGAACTCCACATTGGGTGGAGTGTAGTACCTGAAGAAGTTAGAGTGGTTTCTCAGCTGCCTCAAGAGGCCTTGATGGTTCAAGAGCTCTCAAGGCTTGCCGAGGGCATCAGGGAATTTGGGTGTAATCCGGACCAAAAATGGCCACAAATCAGCAGAAATACACAATTAGTATTGGATGCAGTGAAGAAATCCATTGATCTTGGTTTTGAACCTGTTAGGGTGTTATTTTGA